In the genome of Arthrobacter alpinus, the window CGGCGCCCACCACGGCCCTTGTCACCTTGACCATCACCGAGGCCGCCTACAACCTGGCAGCCGACGGCACCTTGGATCTGGCCAATCCTGCCGTTCAAAGCGACATTGACATCTTGCGGGCCCTCACTGCCGCTGACGCCACAGCTGCCGCGGACGACGCCGGGCACGCGCCTGCCGCTGTCACGGCGGCGGGCCGTTTGGTGCAGGCCTTGGCGGCCCGGCGCAGCTCCGGTGCGGGGCTCATCGCTGTGGTGTCGTGCGACAACTTGGCCCACAATGCCACGGCGGCGCGTGCAGCCATTGGTGGACTGGCCGACGTCGTCGATCCCGGCCTGGGTGCCTGGATTGCCGAGAATGTCAGTTTTGTTGGCACCTCGATCGACCGCATCACCCCGCGCACGACCGACGCCGAAATCGCGTTGGTTGAGACGGAGTGCGGCTACGCCGATTCCTCACCTGTTGTGACCGAGCCCTTTAGTGACTGGGTTCTCAGCGGTGAGTTCCCCGCCGGGCGTCCGGACTGGGCCAGCGCAGGAGCTGTGTTTGTGGACGAGATTGAGCACTTTGAGAACCGCAAACTGTGGTTGCTCAACGGCTCCCACTCGCTCATGGCCTACGCCGGCCAGCTCCGCGGGCACAAAACTGTGGCGGAGGCCCTGGCTGACCCCGTGTGCGCCGTCTGGATTACAGAATTTTGGGACGAGGCGCAAGCCAATCTGCCCGCCGAAGGCCTGAATATCCCCGCGTACCGCGTCGCGCTCTTGGAACGGTTCGGCAATGCCCGGATAGCCCACCACCTGGCCCAGATCGCCATGGACGGATCCAGCAAGCTGCGCATGCGGGCCGTGCCGGTGTTGAAGGCAGAGCTGGCTGCCGGACATTCCGGCGCCGGTGCCGCAAGGATGATCGCGGCCTGGGTTGCATTCCTGCGACGGGCTCATCACACCGGGGCGCCAATTGCTGATTCTGCTTCGGCTGAGCTTGAGGCGGCGTTGAATCTTGATTCCGGGGCGGACCTTGTTGCCTTGATGGCCATTCTCGATGTGCAGCTGGCACAGGATGCTGCGGCTGTTGCTGCCGTGGCCGCACTGGCTGAGGGGTTTGCTGCCCAGGCGTAACTCCGGCCGGAGTGCCCAAACCACATCGAACGGGCAGTGGTTGTTGATGTTGCCCAACATCAACAACTGCTGCCCGTTCATTTAAGGGGTTGCAGCAGCGACTGTGAAGAAAAGTTAAAGAAAATGTTGGCAAGCGGTTGCCATTTGTTGTCTTAGCTGGTTAACTAGTGGGTAATACAGCTCACACGTCGGCTGAAAGTCTACGGAGAAACTCCAATGGTGGAGTCGCCCCGCAGAGGTTCACCGAAGGACCCATGGGGGACCGGCGCTGTGAGAACTGCCAGCCGCAGCACACCGGCAGCTGGCCTTGGGTAAAGGAGCCCGCATTGACCATGACACAAAAGCAATCCAGCCAGGGCACGGAAGCGCCGGCCACGGGCGTTCTGTCCAAGATCAGCGTTTTGGGCTACGGCGCCGGTGACGCCGCCAATAACCTGGCCTTCACAACAGCCACCATGTTCCTTTTGGTCTACTACACGGACGTAGCAGGCATCAGCGCCGCAGCAGCGGGCACACTGTTGCTCGTGGTTCGAATCTTCGACGCCTTCGCAGACGTCCTCGCCGGCCGCATGGTGGACCGGACGTATCACAAGAAACTTGGCAAGTTCCGCCCGTACATCATGTTCGGCTCCGTGCCGCTGCTTCTGCTCAGCGTTGCCACCTTCTCCATTCCCCAGATCGGGGAATCGGGCATGTTGCTGTGGGCCTACCTCAGCTACGCATTGCTTGGCCTGGCCTACAGCTTCGTGAACATCCCCTACGGATCCCTCGCCGGGGCCATGACTCAGAACTCCGGTGAGCGCGCCAAATTGGCCAGCGCCCGCACCATCGGCGCCGTCGCCGTGGGCTCCTTCCTGGGCATCTTCATCGCTCCCTTGATGAAGGGCGGGGAAAACCTCCAGCCGCTGTTCACCACACTGACAGTCATTTTCGCCGTCGTGGGAACCGGACTGTACATGTTCACCGTCTTCTCCACCAAGGAGCGCGTGGTCCGCGAAGTCTCCAAGGTTTCCATGAAGCAGAGCATCGAAACACTCAAGGGCAACAAGCCCCTGCTGCTGCTGTGCATTAGCTCGTTCCTGTTCCTGACCGGCCAGCTGGCACTGGGAACTGTTCAGATCTACTACTTCCGCGACGTTCTGCACTCCCTGGGCCTCTACGCGCTCATGTCCATCATCAACATCGTCCTCACCTTCGGCATGGCCGCCATCCTGCCGCGCCTGGTGCGGGCCGCGGGCAAGAAGAACATTTACATGGGTGGCGCGCTGCTCATGGCCATCGGTGGCCTCACCGTGTTCCTCGCACCCAGCTCCATGGTGTGGCTCGCTTTCACCGGCGTCGTCATCACCCAGGTGGGCCTGCTGCTGGTCAGCATGCTGGTTTGGGCCCTTGAGGCTGACACCGTTGAATACGGCGAGTGGAAGACTGGCATCCGCACCGAAGGAATCACCTACGCGTTGTTCTCCTTCACCCGCAAGACCGGCCAGGCCGTTGGTGGTGCATTGGCCGCCTTTGCTCTCGCCTGGGGCGGATACACCGCCGGTGCCGCCCAGCAAACGGAACATGCAATCCTCGGCATCCGTGCCGGCGCCGGCCTGCTGCCGATGGTCTTCGCGCTCCTTGCCCTGCTGGTCATGATCGTTTACCCCTTGACGGACGCCAAGCACAAGGAAATTGTTGCCCACATTAGCGAGCGCCGCGCAGCCCGTCTTGAGGAAGCTCTTGACCGCCGTGACTCGGACGACAACGCTTAGCCCCACGGCAACACCTATCTATTCGCTTCATCTCTTATCACTGAAACTCTTGGAAGGAACTCCTCGTGAAAATCGTTTCCGCGGAAGTATTTGTCACCAGTCCCAGCCGTAACTTCGTGACCTTGAAGGTCACTACCGATGAGGGTGTTGTGGGTATCGGGGACGCTACCTTGAACGGGCGTGAGCTCGCCGTGGCCGCGTACCTGAAGGAGCATGTTGCCCAGCTGCTGATCGGCAAGGATCCGCACCGGATCGAGGATACCTGGCAGTTCCTGTACCGCAGCTCGTACTGGCGCCGTGGCCCGGTCACGATGGCCGCGATTGCCGCCGTGGACATGGCCCTGTGGGACATCAAGGGCAAGATTGCCGGCCTGCCGGTGTACCAGCTCCTTGGTGGTGCCTCCCGCAATGGTTTGCGCGCCTACGGTCACGCGTCCGGTTCGGACCTGCCGCAGCTTTTCGATTCGGTCCGTGAGCACCTGGAGTTGGGTTACAAGTCCATCCGTATCCAGACCGCTGTCCCGGGTATCAAGGCCGTCTATGGTGTTGCTGCCCAGGCGCAGGCCTCGGGGGAGCGTTACGATTACGAGCCCGCAGGCCGTGGCGCCCACCCGCAGGAGGAAGACTGGGACACCCGGGCTTACCTGCGTCACCTGCCCACCGTGTTCGAGGCTGTCCGCAACGAGTTCGGTCCCGAGATCCCGCTGCTGCATGACGGCCACCACCGCATGACCCCGATTCAGGCCGCGAAGCTGGGCAAGTCCCTGGAACCGTATGATCTGTTCTGGTTGGAGGACTGCACCCCGGCGGAAAACCAGGAGGCGCTGCGTCTGGTCCGTTCACACACCACCACCCCGCTGGCCATCGGTGAAATTTTCAACACGGTCTATGACTTCCAGACGTTGATCAAGGAACAGCTCATCGATTACGTCCGTGCCGCCTCGACTCACTTCGGTGGCATCTCGCCGTTGAAGAAGGTCATGGACTATGCCGCGCAGTACCAGATCAAGTCCGGTTTCCACGGGCCCACGGATATTTCCCCGATCGGGTTCGCCGCCCAGTTGCATGTGGGCCTGGCCATCCATAACTACGGCATCCAGGAATACATGCAGCACTCTGATGCCACCAATGAGGTCTTCCAGCAGTCCATGACGTTCAAGGACGGCTACCTGCACCCCGGGGATGCTCCCGGCATCGGTGTGGAATTCAACGAGGAAGCCGCCAAAGCGTTCCCGTACCAGCAGGCCTACCTGCCCTACAACCGCCTCGTCGACGGAACGGTCCACGACTGGTGATCGACGCTTCACACGCTGCACCCTCAGCGGTGCAACACATTGTGGTGATGGGAGTCTCCGGCTGCGGCAAGACGACGATCGGTGCCCTTGTGGCGCACGAGCTCGGCCTGCCGTTCACGGACGGAGACTCCCTCCACCCAGTGGAGAATATTGCCAAGATGGCTGCCGGAACCCCCTTGAACGACGACGACCGCGCACCTTGGCTGGACATCGTTGGCCAGGAGCTGGCAGCCTCGGCCAACGGACTTGTGGTTGCCTGCTCCGCGTTGAAGCGCAGCTACCGGGATGCCATCCGGGCTCAGGCGCCCGGTGCGGTGTTCCTGCATCTGGATGGCACCAGGGAGGTCTTGAGCTCACGGCTCGAAGGACGCTCGGGGCACTTCATGCCGAGCACCTTGCTTGACTCGCAGTTGGCCACGCTGGAGCCGCTGGAGGCCGAGGAAGCTGCCGTGGTGATTGACATTTCGGCACCGGTCCCCGCTTTGGTCAGTGATGCCGTCGTACGTCTGCAACAAACAACCTAGAGACAAAGAATTCAGAGCGAGACTTCAGGAGAAGCAATGGCATATGCCGTGGATTTGCGCGCCGCACCCTTCAATTTGGATGACGCCGCTGTGGCATGGGTGGAATCGACCATGGGGTCGATGACCCTGGAAGAGAAAATCGGCCAGCTGTTCATCAACCACAACAACAGCTACGCTCCCGAGTACCTCGATGACGTGCTGGAGAACTTCCACGTGGGTGGGATGCGTTACCGCCCGGGCCCGTCCGCGGCCGTGCAGGAGCACATTCGCCATGCACAGTCGAAGACCAAGATCCCGCTGCTGATTGCCTCCAACCCGGAAATGGGCGGCGCCGGCAGCTGCGACGATGGCACCTTCGTCTCCACACACCTGCAGGCCGGCTCTCACCCGGATGCATCCATTGCCCGCCAGATGGGCCAGGTGGCAGGCATTGAAACCGCCGCACTGGGTTGCAACTGGGCATTCGCGCCAATTGTGGACATCCACTACAACTGGCGCAACACCGTCATCTCCACCCGCGCCTTCGGCAACACGCCAGAGGTTGTGGTGGAGCGGGCCAAGGAATACTTCAACGGCATTAGCGAATCACCCACGGCGTGCGCCATGAAGCATTTCCCCGGCGACGGGATCGACGAGCGCGACCAGCATGTGGTGACCTCTTACAACACCCTCGGCTATGAGGAGTGGAACAAGACATACGGGCACGTGTACCGCGAGATGATCGGCCACGGCGTGCAGTCGATCATGGCCGGCCACATCGGTGCACCCGAGCTGTCCAGGCGCTTTCTGCCCGGCCTGGCGGACGGCGAGATTCTGCCAGCCACGTTGGCTCCGGAACTGCTCGGAGACTTGTTGCGTGGCGAGTTGGGCTTCAACGGGCTCATCCTGACCGATGCGTCGCAGATGATCGGCATGACCCAGGCCATGAAGCGCCGCGATCTGGTGCCGGCGGCCATCGCGGCAGGCTGCGACATGTTCTTGTTCTTCCGCAACCCTGCCGAGGACTTTGGCTTCATGCTGGATGGGTACCGCAACGGCGTCATCAGCGATGAGCGCCTAACGGACGCCCTGCGCCGCATCCTGGCATTGAAGGCATCTCTGGGGCTGCACGTGAAGGACCGCTCCGAACTGGTTCCGCCCGTGGAGGCGCTGGCCGTGATCGGTTCAGCCGAACACCGCGCCATTGCCGCCGAGATCGCGGACAAGACCGTGACACTTGTCAAGGACACTCAGGGCAACCTGCCGCTGACCCCGGCCACGCACAAGAAGATCCGCTTGTACGGGATTTCCGGGGGTTCGGATTTCACCATGGCTGATCCGCTGGGTTATCTGGACGTGGTGGCGGAAGAGCTTGAACGCGTGGGCTTCGAGGTGCACATCTTCAAAACCGCCGATCAGCGCAAGGCTGCGGGGGAGGAGGGCGTGAACTTCATGTCAGTCATCTCCGACGAGGCCACGGTGGACTACCCCGAAAAGTACGACGCCGCCCTTGTGGTTGCCAACGTGAAGGGCTTTGCCCAAGAAGCAGCTATCCGCGTCAAATGGTCCTCGCCCATGGCCGCGGAGATCCCGTGGTACGTCACCGAGGTGCCCACCGTGTTTGTCTCGCTCAACCAGCCAAACCATCTGATCGACGTGCCGATGGTCAAGACGGCCATCCACACCCACGCCGATACCCGCGAAGCCATCAGGGTCACCGTGGACAAGATTCAAGGCCTCTCCGAATTCCAGGGCACGTTCAACGAGAACGTGTTCTGCGATTCCTTCGACACCCGGCTCTAAGGGTGTGAGGACCGTACACCGCAGGCACCTTGCCGGCAGCGTACGGTCCATTGGCGTGCTTTTGGCAATACACCCTGGAATGCACGGCAACAACGCCCGGTTTGTTCATGCAGCAAGCTCGTTGCTGTGATCCGCGTCAACATTTGATATACAAGAGGCTATGACTACCCCTAACGCCACCCCTGAATCTGCTGCGCCACATTCCGAATCACCCAAGTCACCTGCAACGCGTGTTGTGGTCATGGGTGTCTCCGGAGCTGGCAAGAGCACCATTGGCACGCTCGTGGCCGATGCCATGAACTTCCCGTTTGTCGATGCCGATTCGCTTCACCCGTTGGAAAACATCCGCAAGATGGCCGCTGGCACACCCCTGAATGATGAAGACCGTTGGCCGTGGCTGGACCTGGTGGGCCACGAGCTGGCCACAACGCGGGGCAAGGGCATTGTGGTTGCCTGTTCGGCGCTCAAGCGGCGCTACCGCGATGCGATCCGCGCCCAGGCCCCGGACACGATCTTCTTGCACCTCGAAGGATCCCTTGAGGTGCTCAGCTCCCGGCTCGAGGGCCGCTCCGGCCACTTCATGCCGCCCAACCTCCTGGCGTCGCAGCTTGATGCTCTTGAGCCGATGGAAGCAGACGAGGCAGCTGTTGTCATCGACATTGCCGCCAGCATGAATGAAATTCTCGACGCCGCAGTTGCCGGAATCCGCCAAGTCTCCGGTGACTGACACGCCCGACGCCGGGCCCGGGCACCGCGCACAGGAACTGTTGAGCGTGGGCCAGGTTGCGCAGCGGGGAGGCGTCAGTGTCTCGGCGCTGCACTTTTACGAACGCCAGGGCCTGATTTTTAGCACCCGGACCTCAGGCAACCAGAGGCGCTATGCCCGCTCAGAGCTGCGTCGCGTCGCCGTCATCAGGGCCGCCCAAAGGGCAGGCATTCCGCTCTCGCTGGTTGCCTCTGTCTTTGAGGAGCTGCCAGATCATGGCGTGCCAAGTCAATCCGACTGGCAACGCTTGTCCCAACATTGGCAAGCCGAGCTTACTGCTCGAATCGATGCCTTGGAGAAGCTTCGTGGAAGTTTGGGTGGCTGCATTGGATGCGGTTGTCTCTCGCTGGCCGAATGTGGCTTTGTGAATCCCGAAGACCAGGTGGCCGGAGAGGGGCCGGGTGCGCGGGCCTTCGATGGTACGAACCTCCAATTGCCGTGAAACAGTCCAAGCCTCGAGCCGCCCCAAGTTCAAACAGCAATTCAGGCGATTTGACCTCAACTATGGTTGAGGTTCTAGAGTCATTTGAAGACCCGGCCGTTTGGGCTGGTGGTTCGAGAGGATTTTTAGGTTATGACTGTGCAGGTTCAGGCGCCCCGGCTGACGAGTGATTTCAAGGCAGCTTTTGGCGGGCATCCGGCCGGTGTGGCCATCATTGCCGCAGAATCGGACACTGGACCTGTCGGCATCACAGCCTCATCGGTGGCATCAGTGTCTGCCGAACCGCCGTTGTTGGCATTCTCCCTTGCGGCCAACAGCGGATCTGCGGCCGCCCTTGCTGCGGCCGACTCCGTGGTGGTGCACCTGCTGACTGCTGCAGACCGTGACTTGGCGCGGATCTTTGCAGACTCACGATCAGAACGCTTTACCGATGCCATGGCGTGGTCGCGCATGGAAACGGGAGAACCGTTGCTCGTTCACGGTGGATATTCCTTGCGGTGCACGGTTCTTAGCCGCACACCGGCCGGTGGATCTTTGCTGCTGGCAGCTGAAGTCATTGAGATTATTTCTCCGGATGCCGTCGGTGCGCCCATGGTTTATCACAGCCGGTCCTTCCACTGGCTCGGGGAACACAGCGTTCTCGGGGCATGATTCGCGGCACAGGGCAACCGGCCCGAGCACTATGGGGCGATTGTTCATGACGCCGTAACCGATGCTCTCGCGTCGGGGCGTATGCGCTCATGTAGACTAAAAATCCTATGGAAAGTAAATCTAGGGGCCGGCGCAACAGCTTGCGGAGTTCACAATTGACCTCCCGCAATCGTGTTGACAATGCCGGCAAACCCCGCACTCGTGACCACAGTTCCACACCTTCCACCGCGGCCGGCCCTAGCGCCGACCACCCTCCGCCGGCGGCCAACCCCCACTTTCGCGCAGCATTCCAGCGCGCTGTGGTTTCGGGGGTGCAGTAGGACATGGAATGGATACTCCTAGCAGCAGGCTTGCTGCTCATCCTCGGTACAGGATTCTTTGTAGCCGTTGAATTTTCCCTGGTCGCCCTTGACCAGGCCTCGGTTCAGCGCGCCGTGAACGACGGCGACAAGGCTGCCGCGCCGCTCTTGCGTTGTTTGAAATCGCTCTCCACACAGCTTTCCAGCTGCCAATTGGGGATCACCTTGACCACATTGCTGACGGGTTTCCTTATGGAGCCGTCCCTGGGTGTCTTGCTGGCAGCCCCTCTAGAGGCGGTGGGCGTACCTGAGCTCGCAGTCTCAGGTGTCGCGCTGATCCTGGCCATGTTGATTGCAACCTTGCTCTCCATGCTGATTGGTGAGCTGGTTCCCAAGAATATGGCGATCGCCAAGTCCTTTGAAATTGGCAAGGCTGTAGCCCGTCCCCAGCTCGTCTTTACGGCCATATTCAAGCCCTTCATTGTGGTGTTGAACGGCTTCTCCAACAAGGTCCTGAACCTCTTCGGGATGGAAGCAAAGGAAGAAATTTCCGGAGCGAGGTCCCCATCGGAGCTGGCGTCACTGGTGCGCCGATCCGCGGAAATGGGAACCCTTGATGAGGGGACCGCTACCTTCTTGTCGCGGACCCTGCGCTTTTCCGAGCGCACGGCAGCCGATGTCATGACCCCGCGCATGCGTGTTGAAACCATCGAAAGCACCAAATCTGTGGCCGAAATTATTGACGTTGCCCGGCGGACCGGATACTCCAGATTCCCGGTTATTGGTGATTCGGCCGATCAGATTTTGGGCGTTGTGCACCTGAAAAGTGCTGTCTCCATCCCGTTCCACAAGCGCACGGGAATCGAGGTGGGTGCCATCATGACAGACGTTCTGCGCGTGCCCGAGACCGTCCATCTGGATGCCTTGATCCTTGAACTGCGTGGAGGAAATCTGCAAATGGCCGTGGTCCAGGACGAATACGGTGGAACGGCCGGCGTCACCACGCTGGAAGACCTCGTTGAGGAGATCGTCGGCGAGGTCTCCGATGAGCACGATCGCATCAAACCCGGAATTCTGTTGGCCGCCGATGGCACCTGGTTCTTCCCTGGCCTGATGCGCCCCGACGAGGTCTCCGAACGCATCGGCCCGCTCACCGTCCCCGATGAGGCCGGCTATGAAACCGTGGGTGGCTTCATGATGGCCGAGTTGGGTCGCATTGCGGCCGTGGGTGACACCGTCCCCGTTCAGGGTGGATCCCTTGTGGTGGAAAGAATTGAACGACGCCGAATTGACCGGATTCAGTTCATTCCGGCTCCTGCTGCGACGGAATCGAAGGCAACGGACAAAGCAGGTGATTCCCAGTGAACGCCTGGGCCGGAATTGCGTGGCTGGTGGTGTTGTTGTTCGGAAACGCCTTCTTCGTGGCGGCAGAATTTGCTGTTATGACGGCCCGACGCAGCCAAATTGAACCCCTGGCCGAGGCCGGTTCCAAGCGAGCCAAGGTCACCTTGGGCGCCATGGAAAACGTCTCGCTCATGCTTGCCTGCTCGCAATTGGGAATCACGGTGTGTTCACTGTTGATCTTGAATGTGGCAGAGCCGGCGATTCACCACCTATTGGCAGAGCCTCTGCATGCCGTTGGGCTGGAAGAGAACATTGCGGCTCCCGTGGCGTTCGTCGTCACACTGGCCCTCGTGACGTTCCTGCACGTGACGTTCGGTGAAATGGTGCCGAAAAACATGAGCGTTTCAGCTGCCGACAAGGCGGCGCTGTTGTTGGCGCCACCCCTGGTGCTGGTCAGCAAGGTGGTTCGCCCCGTCATTGTGGTGCTGAACTGGTGTGCCAACCACATTGTGCGCTGGTTTGGCATTGAGCCCCAGGACGAAGTCTCTTCATCGTTCACCTTGCAAGAGGTTCAGTCGATCGTTGAAGAATCAACTCGGAGCGGACTCGTGGATGACCAAACAGGTCTCATCACGGGCGCCTTGGAGTTCTCATCCCAGACCGCCGGCGGGATCATGGTTCCGCTGGATGCCCTGGTCACCTTGCCCACCGAGGCCACACCCGTGGACTTTGAGCACAAGGTGGGCAAGACCGGATTTTCCCGGTTCGTGTTTGCTGATGCCGAAGGCAATCTCATGGGCTACCTCCACCTGAAGGACGTGCTGCGGATCCCCACCGAGCGCTACCAGCTGCCTATTGGTGAGGGCCGCGTGCGATCCATGGTCAATATTGCCTCCACGGAGGAAATTGAAGACGTGTTGGCTGCCATGCAGCGCTCGGGTTCCCACATGGCTCGCGTGATTGACGCCAATGAACAGACCGTGGGCGTGCTTTTCCTGGAAGATGTGATTGAGCAGTTGGTGGGCGAAATTCGGGACGCCACACAGACTCATATTCAGGAGCGCAAACGCGCTTGATGCGAACGGTTCCCAATATGAGCTATGCTTGCTCTTATTGGTAATTGTTCTCATTAGCACGTCGAAAAGGAAATACATGTTTCAGTCCCGCCGCTCAGTCCTTCTTGTCGGTGCAACCCTGGCTGCGTCGCTGACCCTGGCGGCGTGCGGTGGGGCTGAAACAACAACCCCTGGTTCCGAGGGAACCGTCTCTGTGGTGGCAACAACCAATGTCTACGCGGACATCGCCAAGGCTGTTGGCGGAGACTACGTAAGCGTCCATGCGATCATCTCCGATCCCGCCGCCGATCCGCATGGCTACGAGGCCAATGCACAAGACAAACTCGCCGTCTCCAAAGCCCAAGTGGGCATCGAGAATGGTGGCGGGTACGACGACTTCTTCACCCAGCTCGCCAAGGGCCAGCTGGACTCTGCAGAGATCGTCAACGTCAGTGACATGTCCGGCCTCGATACCGGCGAGGGCTTCAACGAACACGTGTGGTATTCGCTACCCACCATGTCCAAGCTCGCAGATGATCTGGCGGCTCGCTTCAGCACAGCCCTGCCGGCCCAGAGTGGCGCTTTCACGGCCCAGGCCACCGCGTTCAAGACCAAATTGACGCTCATGATGACGCGGCTCCATGAACTGAAGGCCGGCCACGAAGGCGCCGGTGCCGCGGTCACCGAGCCGGTCCCGCTGTACCTGCTCGCCGAGGCTGGCCTCGTCAACAAGACCCCGGAAAAGTTCACCTCGGCCATTGAGAACGGGGCCGATGTGCCT includes:
- a CDS encoding mannitol dehydrogenase family protein, with amino-acid sequence MSATKHLSRTSDTPPAPVRIVHLGLGAFHRAHQAWYTQHASDGAQWGIAAFTGRRPDAATALSAQDGLFTLIERGGNGDKFELMTSIVEAHDGADVDALSKLVAAPTTALVTLTITEAAYNLAADGTLDLANPAVQSDIDILRALTAADATAAADDAGHAPAAVTAAGRLVQALAARRSSGAGLIAVVSCDNLAHNATAARAAIGGLADVVDPGLGAWIAENVSFVGTSIDRITPRTTDAEIALVETECGYADSSPVVTEPFSDWVLSGEFPAGRPDWASAGAVFVDEIEHFENRKLWLLNGSHSLMAYAGQLRGHKTVAEALADPVCAVWITEFWDEAQANLPAEGLNIPAYRVALLERFGNARIAHHLAQIAMDGSSKLRMRAVPVLKAELAAGHSGAGAARMIAAWVAFLRRAHHTGAPIADSASAELEAALNLDSGADLVALMAILDVQLAQDAAAVAAVAALAEGFAAQA
- the uidB gene encoding glucuronide transporter; this encodes MTQKQSSQGTEAPATGVLSKISVLGYGAGDAANNLAFTTATMFLLVYYTDVAGISAAAAGTLLLVVRIFDAFADVLAGRMVDRTYHKKLGKFRPYIMFGSVPLLLLSVATFSIPQIGESGMLLWAYLSYALLGLAYSFVNIPYGSLAGAMTQNSGERAKLASARTIGAVAVGSFLGIFIAPLMKGGENLQPLFTTLTVIFAVVGTGLYMFTVFSTKERVVREVSKVSMKQSIETLKGNKPLLLLCISSFLFLTGQLALGTVQIYYFRDVLHSLGLYALMSIINIVLTFGMAAILPRLVRAAGKKNIYMGGALLMAIGGLTVFLAPSSMVWLAFTGVVITQVGLLLVSMLVWALEADTVEYGEWKTGIRTEGITYALFSFTRKTGQAVGGALAAFALAWGGYTAGAAQQTEHAILGIRAGAGLLPMVFALLALLVMIVYPLTDAKHKEIVAHISERRAARLEEALDRRDSDDNA
- the manD gene encoding D-mannonate dehydratase ManD — translated: MKIVSAEVFVTSPSRNFVTLKVTTDEGVVGIGDATLNGRELAVAAYLKEHVAQLLIGKDPHRIEDTWQFLYRSSYWRRGPVTMAAIAAVDMALWDIKGKIAGLPVYQLLGGASRNGLRAYGHASGSDLPQLFDSVREHLELGYKSIRIQTAVPGIKAVYGVAAQAQASGERYDYEPAGRGAHPQEEDWDTRAYLRHLPTVFEAVRNEFGPEIPLLHDGHHRMTPIQAAKLGKSLEPYDLFWLEDCTPAENQEALRLVRSHTTTPLAIGEIFNTVYDFQTLIKEQLIDYVRAASTHFGGISPLKKVMDYAAQYQIKSGFHGPTDISPIGFAAQLHVGLAIHNYGIQEYMQHSDATNEVFQQSMTFKDGYLHPGDAPGIGVEFNEEAAKAFPYQQAYLPYNRLVDGTVHDW
- a CDS encoding gluconokinase; amino-acid sequence: MTTPNATPESAAPHSESPKSPATRVVVMGVSGAGKSTIGTLVADAMNFPFVDADSLHPLENIRKMAAGTPLNDEDRWPWLDLVGHELATTRGKGIVVACSALKRRYRDAIRAQAPDTIFLHLEGSLEVLSSRLEGRSGHFMPPNLLASQLDALEPMEADEAAVVIDIAASMNEILDAAVAGIRQVSGD
- the soxR gene encoding redox-sensitive transcriptional activator SoxR, giving the protein MTDTPDAGPGHRAQELLSVGQVAQRGGVSVSALHFYERQGLIFSTRTSGNQRRYARSELRRVAVIRAAQRAGIPLSLVASVFEELPDHGVPSQSDWQRLSQHWQAELTARIDALEKLRGSLGGCIGCGCLSLAECGFVNPEDQVAGEGPGARAFDGTNLQLP
- a CDS encoding flavin reductase family protein produces the protein MTVQVQAPRLTSDFKAAFGGHPAGVAIIAAESDTGPVGITASSVASVSAEPPLLAFSLAANSGSAAALAAADSVVVHLLTAADRDLARIFADSRSERFTDAMAWSRMETGEPLLVHGGYSLRCTVLSRTPAGGSLLLAAEVIEIISPDAVGAPMVYHSRSFHWLGEHSVLGA
- a CDS encoding hemolysin family protein, with translation MEWILLAAGLLLILGTGFFVAVEFSLVALDQASVQRAVNDGDKAAAPLLRCLKSLSTQLSSCQLGITLTTLLTGFLMEPSLGVLLAAPLEAVGVPELAVSGVALILAMLIATLLSMLIGELVPKNMAIAKSFEIGKAVARPQLVFTAIFKPFIVVLNGFSNKVLNLFGMEAKEEISGARSPSELASLVRRSAEMGTLDEGTATFLSRTLRFSERTAADVMTPRMRVETIESTKSVAEIIDVARRTGYSRFPVIGDSADQILGVVHLKSAVSIPFHKRTGIEVGAIMTDVLRVPETVHLDALILELRGGNLQMAVVQDEYGGTAGVTTLEDLVEEIVGEVSDEHDRIKPGILLAADGTWFFPGLMRPDEVSERIGPLTVPDEAGYETVGGFMMAELGRIAAVGDTVPVQGGSLVVERIERRRIDRIQFIPAPAATESKATDKAGDSQ
- a CDS encoding hemolysin family protein — translated: MNAWAGIAWLVVLLFGNAFFVAAEFAVMTARRSQIEPLAEAGSKRAKVTLGAMENVSLMLACSQLGITVCSLLILNVAEPAIHHLLAEPLHAVGLEENIAAPVAFVVTLALVTFLHVTFGEMVPKNMSVSAADKAALLLAPPLVLVSKVVRPVIVVLNWCANHIVRWFGIEPQDEVSSSFTLQEVQSIVEESTRSGLVDDQTGLITGALEFSSQTAGGIMVPLDALVTLPTEATPVDFEHKVGKTGFSRFVFADAEGNLMGYLHLKDVLRIPTERYQLPIGEGRVRSMVNIASTEEIEDVLAAMQRSGSHMARVIDANEQTVGVLFLEDVIEQLVGEIRDATQTHIQERKRA
- a CDS encoding metal ABC transporter solute-binding protein, Zn/Mn family, yielding MFQSRRSVLLVGATLAASLTLAACGGAETTTPGSEGTVSVVATTNVYADIAKAVGGDYVSVHAIISDPAADPHGYEANAQDKLAVSKAQVGIENGGGYDDFFTQLAKGQLDSAEIVNVSDMSGLDTGEGFNEHVWYSLPTMSKLADDLAARFSTALPAQSGAFTAQATAFKTKLTLMMTRLHELKAGHEGAGAAVTEPVPLYLLAEAGLVNKTPEKFTSAIENGADVPATTVAEVLAIMASKDVSLLAYNTQTESPQTQQVKAAAEAAGVPVVDFSETLPANTSYLDWMLGNVANLEQGLNTVAGK